In Elusimicrobiota bacterium, the following are encoded in one genomic region:
- a CDS encoding Mut7-C RNAse domain-containing protein — translation MKFIVDEMLGRVAKWLRLFGYDTIYFKGDSDSELVFESIKQGRILLTRDTGISRKRPIKIIFIESENIFEQIEQLKRDLNLKISKDDIFTRCIKCNTSLEAIEKNKIKDKVPVFIFNTHNNFSYCSACKKVYWQGSHIELAEKLIKKWK, via the coding sequence ATGAAGTTTATAGTTGATGAGATGCTGGGTCGGGTGGCAAAATGGTTGCGTCTTTTTGGGTATGACACTATATATTTTAAAGGCGACTCTGATAGTGAGTTGGTTTTTGAAAGTATAAAGCAGGGAAGAATACTTTTAACAAGAGATACCGGGATTTCAAGAAAAAGACCTATAAAGATTATTTTTATTGAAAGTGAAAATATTTTCGAGCAAATAGAGCAATTGAAAAGAGACTTAAATCTTAAAATAAGTAAAGACGATATTTTTACTCGTTGTATTAAGTGCAATACCTCACTTGAAGCTATTGAAAAAAACAAAATTAAGGATAAAGTACCTGTATTCATTTTTAATACACACAATAATTTTTCATATTGTTCAGCTTGCAAAAAAGTCTACTGGCAGGGTTCACATATAGAACTCGCAGAAAAACTGATTAAAAAATGGAAATAA
- a CDS encoding peptide chain release factor-like protein gives MQKLGIFEKDIIESFIRSGGKGGQNVNKTSTCVHLMHVPTGIEVKCQEERSQSLNRFIARRILTSKIEQKILGKQSEEQKRIEKIRRQKRKRSKRAKEKLLQEKHFQSEKKQNRKSVTY, from the coding sequence ATGCAGAAATTGGGCATTTTTGAAAAGGATATTATTGAGAGTTTCATTAGGTCTGGCGGGAAAGGCGGGCAAAATGTGAATAAAACATCAACTTGCGTTCATCTGATGCATGTGCCTACCGGAATTGAAGTTAAATGTCAGGAAGAAAGGTCACAATCCTTAAATCGTTTTATTGCCAGGAGAATATTGACAAGCAAAATTGAACAAAAAATATTAGGGAAACAGAGCGAAGAACAAAAACGGATTGAAAAGATAAGAAGACAGAAACGCAAACGGTCTAAAAGAGCGAAAGAGAAACTACTACAAGAAAAACATTTTCAATCAGAAAAAAAACAGAATCGTAAAAGCGTGACATATTAG
- the ligA gene encoding NAD-dependent DNA ligase LigA, with translation MNAKQEIESLKKEIGHHDYLYYVLAQPDISDTEYDKLMGRLKELEKNNPELITDDSPTQRVSGEAVKDFETVKHSTSMLSLDNTYSSEEILEWDTRIRKMIPNDVIEYVVEPKIDGVSCALTYKNKLLMLGATRGDGDNGENITLNVKTIKTIPLKLLTDIPFLEVRGEVYIEKNDFKELNKNIIEDGQQPFANPRNAAAGSLRQKNPRITSERKLKFIVHSHGNIEGVEEFKTYIEFLKLCKKSGLSTTLRNINIVKKIEDVIVLCDKLEKEREELPYEIDGLVVKINSISQQQKLGFTMKSPRWAIAYKFPAKQATTKLINVTMQVGRTGILTPVAELEPVECGGVVISRATLHNFDEIERLGIRTGDTVLIERAGEVIPKIIKVIESKRTGNEKKIKIPKECPVCNQSIVKEKEEEVAWRCINPSCPAQIERGLTHFAKREAMDIEGFGDAIVEQLVSKKMISDFADIYYLKKDDFLKLDLFKDKKAQNIIEAIAKSKSRPLSRLLFALGIRNVGEKAAIILAERYLTIDKLVNATVEDLQKIHEVGPVVAESIVKFFNQPETQKLIERLKKAGVNIKEELKKGPKILEGKTFVFTGELKNLSRTDAEAKVRELGGNDSSSVSQKTDFVVAGDNPGSKYKKAQKLGVKIISETDFLNMIK, from the coding sequence ATGAATGCTAAACAGGAAATAGAATCACTAAAAAAAGAAATTGGACACCATGATTACCTTTATTATGTTCTTGCTCAGCCGGATATTTCCGATACTGAATACGACAAACTAATGGGGCGTCTCAAGGAGTTGGAAAAGAATAATCCGGAACTTATTACAGATGATTCGCCGACACAGAGAGTTTCGGGAGAAGCTGTAAAAGATTTCGAAACAGTAAAACATTCAACATCAATGCTCTCTCTGGATAATACATATTCTTCCGAAGAGATTTTGGAATGGGACACCAGAATAAGAAAAATGATCCCAAATGATGTTATTGAGTATGTGGTTGAGCCAAAAATCGACGGTGTAAGTTGTGCCTTAACTTATAAAAACAAATTGCTTATGCTTGGTGCTACCAGAGGTGACGGCGATAACGGGGAAAACATAACTCTGAACGTAAAGACCATTAAAACTATTCCCCTTAAATTATTAACAGATATTCCTTTTTTAGAAGTCAGAGGTGAAGTTTATATTGAGAAAAATGATTTTAAGGAACTTAATAAAAATATAATAGAAGACGGACAGCAGCCGTTTGCTAATCCCAGGAATGCTGCAGCAGGTTCTTTAAGACAAAAAAATCCACGAATTACCAGTGAAAGGAAATTAAAGTTTATAGTTCATTCGCACGGGAATATTGAAGGTGTTGAGGAATTTAAAACATACATTGAATTCCTTAAATTATGTAAAAAAAGCGGATTATCGACAACTCTTAGAAATATAAATATAGTTAAAAAAATTGAAGATGTTATTGTCTTATGTGATAAACTGGAAAAAGAAAGAGAAGAATTACCTTACGAAATTGACGGGTTGGTTGTAAAAATAAACTCAATTTCCCAGCAGCAAAAACTCGGGTTTACAATGAAGTCGCCAAGATGGGCAATTGCCTATAAGTTTCCTGCAAAACAGGCAACTACAAAATTGATAAACGTAACCATGCAAGTAGGTAGGACCGGGATTCTGACTCCTGTTGCTGAACTTGAACCTGTTGAATGCGGCGGGGTTGTTATATCAAGGGCAACTCTTCATAATTTTGATGAAATTGAACGGCTTGGAATCAGAACAGGAGATACTGTTTTGATAGAAAGAGCAGGGGAAGTAATTCCTAAAATAATAAAGGTAATTGAATCAAAAAGGACAGGAAACGAAAAAAAGATAAAAATTCCCAAAGAATGTCCTGTCTGTAACCAGTCAATTGTCAAAGAAAAAGAAGAAGAGGTTGCCTGGAGATGTATAAACCCGTCCTGTCCGGCACAGATTGAAAGAGGGCTGACTCATTTTGCAAAAAGAGAAGCAATGGATATTGAAGGGTTTGGAGATGCAATAGTTGAACAGCTTGTTTCAAAAAAAATGATTTCAGATTTTGCAGATATTTATTATCTTAAAAAAGATGATTTTCTTAAACTGGATTTATTTAAGGATAAAAAAGCACAAAATATTATTGAAGCTATTGCGAAAAGCAAATCAAGACCTTTAAGCCGCTTGCTTTTTGCGTTGGGTATTCGTAATGTAGGAGAAAAAGCTGCAATAATTTTAGCAGAAAGATATTTGACAATTGATAAATTAGTTAATGCTACTGTTGAAGATTTACAAAAAATACATGAAGTCGGTCCGGTTGTAGCGGAATCAATTGTGAAATTTTTCAATCAACCCGAAACTCAAAAACTAATTGAAAGGTTAAAAAAAGCAGGTGTCAATATAAAAGAAGAATTAAAAAAAGGTCCAAAAATTCTTGAAGGGAAAACATTTGTTTTCACAGGAGAGTTGAAAAACCTTTCAAGAACTGATGCGGAAGCAAAAGTCAGGGAACTTGGCGGCAATGATTCATCATCAGTCAGCCAAAAAACCGATTTTGTCGTTGCTGGAGATAATCCTGGTTCAAAATACAAGAAAGCGCAGAAATTGGGCGTGAAGATAATATCCGAAACTGATTTCCTAAATATGATAAAGTAA
- the nusB gene encoding transcription antitermination factor NusB — MGLRRLSRECAMQMLFAVDVCKLTKEEAKKSFWGTKHYKEKVVLFAEELVDGTLCNIEEIDKLLGEVAENWDLSRMASIDRAILRFASYELLYTPETPVNVVINEAIELAKDFSTIESGKFVNGVLDKIKVKNKIGK, encoded by the coding sequence ATGGGATTAAGAAGATTATCACGTGAATGTGCGATGCAAATGCTTTTTGCGGTAGATGTATGTAAATTGACAAAAGAGGAAGCAAAGAAATCTTTTTGGGGTACAAAACATTACAAAGAAAAAGTCGTTTTATTCGCTGAGGAATTAGTTGACGGTACATTGTGTAATATTGAGGAAATTGATAAGCTTTTAGGCGAGGTAGCGGAGAATTGGGACCTTAGCAGGATGGCTTCTATTGACAGAGCGATTTTGAGGTTTGCTTCATACGAACTGCTTTATACACCGGAAACTCCTGTAAATGTTGTTATAAATGAAGCGATAGAGTTAGCAAAAGATTTTTCAACTATTGAATCAGGAAAGTTTGTAAACGGGGTTTTAGATAAAATTAAAGTTAAAAATAAAATAGGTAAGTAG
- the ribE gene encoding 6,7-dimethyl-8-ribityllumazine synthase, whose protein sequence is MGKVLEGKLVAKGLKFGIVISRFNEFITSKLLDGCVDVLKRHDGDERDIDIVWVPGSFEIPYIANKLASLKKYDAIICLGAIIKGDTSHNDYIASEATKGIAAVGLKTGVPVVFGVLTTDTLEQAIERAGTKAGNKGATAAMTAIEMANLNSQIK, encoded by the coding sequence ATGGGCAAGGTTTTAGAAGGGAAGTTGGTGGCAAAGGGTTTGAAGTTTGGAATTGTTATATCGAGGTTTAATGAATTCATTACTTCCAAACTTTTAGATGGTTGTGTGGATGTTTTGAAAAGACATGATGGCGACGAGAGAGATATTGATATCGTCTGGGTGCCGGGTTCTTTTGAAATACCTTATATAGCGAATAAGTTAGCGTCATTAAAAAAATATGATGCTATAATATGTTTAGGTGCTATAATTAAAGGCGACACTTCACATAATGATTATATCGCGTCTGAAGCTACAAAGGGTATAGCAGCAGTAGGTCTTAAAACAGGAGTGCCTGTTGTTTTTGGAGTACTTACGACTGATACTCTTGAGCAGGCGATAGAAAGAGCAGGAACAAAAGCGGGTAATAAAGGGGCTACTGCAGCAATGACAGCTATCGAGATGGCAAACTTAAATTCCCAGATAAAGTAA
- a CDS encoding bifunctional 3,4-dihydroxy-2-butanone-4-phosphate synthase/GTP cyclohydrolase II, with amino-acid sequence MIKFSNVREAISDFRKGKAVIIVDDPSRENEGDIVYAADKITPAKINFMAKYGRGLICITVEGKRLDELKLGPMVTNGIEVKEAAFTVSVDARKNITTGISAQDRCTTVKTIIDLKTKPDDLIKPGHIFPLRSKEGGVLVRAGHTESGVDMAKISGLYPASVICEIMNEDGTMARFPQLLRFSKKHKLKIITIAQIIEYRRQTEKLIEKIAIADLPTRYCDFTMHLYQDKITKENHLALIKGEVKNKKNVIVRVHSSCLTGDVLHSLRCDCGEQLEKSTQIINKEGRGVLLYMHQEGRGIGLANKLRAYELQDEGYDTVEANIELGFKPDLREYGIGAQILCDLGLSTIKLLTNNPKKIVGLEGYGLKVTKRISIKIEPKSNLMKKYLETKKEKFGHFL; translated from the coding sequence ATGATAAAATTTTCAAATGTAAGAGAAGCAATCAGTGATTTTAGAAAAGGTAAAGCGGTAATTATTGTTGATGATCCTTCAAGGGAAAATGAAGGAGATATTGTATATGCTGCTGATAAAATTACGCCTGCAAAGATTAACTTTATGGCGAAATACGGCAGGGGACTTATATGTATTACTGTGGAAGGTAAACGGCTTGATGAATTAAAACTTGGTCCAATGGTTACAAATGGTATTGAAGTAAAAGAAGCGGCATTTACTGTTTCAGTTGATGCCAGAAAAAATATAACCACAGGTATATCGGCACAGGACAGGTGTACAACAGTAAAAACAATAATAGACTTAAAAACCAAGCCGGACGACCTGATAAAACCGGGACATATTTTTCCGTTAAGAAGTAAGGAAGGCGGGGTGCTTGTCAGGGCAGGGCATACCGAGTCCGGTGTGGATATGGCAAAGATATCGGGGCTTTATCCGGCAAGTGTTATTTGTGAAATAATGAATGAAGACGGAACAATGGCGAGGTTCCCGCAACTTTTAAGATTTTCCAAAAAACACAAGCTAAAAATAATTACAATTGCACAAATTATTGAATATCGGAGACAAACAGAAAAACTTATTGAGAAAATAGCAATAGCAGATTTACCAACAAGATATTGTGATTTTACAATGCATCTTTATCAGGACAAAATAACTAAAGAAAACCACTTGGCACTTATAAAGGGGGAAGTGAAAAATAAAAAAAATGTTATTGTAAGAGTCCATTCATCTTGTCTTACCGGTGATGTTTTACATTCCCTGCGATGTGATTGTGGTGAACAATTAGAAAAATCGACACAAATTATTAATAAGGAAGGAAGAGGAGTTTTGTTGTATATGCACCAGGAGGGAAGAGGGATAGGTCTTGCTAATAAATTAAGAGCATATGAATTACAGGATGAGGGTTATGATACTGTTGAGGCAAATATAGAACTTGGTTTCAAACCGGATTTACGGGAATATGGAATTGGCGCTCAGATACTTTGTGATTTAGGACTTTCAACAATAAAGCTTCTGACAAACAATCCGAAAAAGATTGTCGGACTTGAAGGTTATGGATTGAAAGTTACAAAGCGAATTTCAATTAAAATTGAACCGAAGTCTAACCTTATGAAAAAATATCTCGAAACAAAAAAGGAAAAGTTCGGTCATTTTCTGTAA
- a CDS encoding riboflavin synthase gives MFTGIIEDIGIIKKISKTQISVETKLNDIKIGDSICVNGVCLTVTNSKLSLPANGFLSAKDSVEGVEEVAGSLISNLLFDISEETLKMTNLKNMKVGDKVNLERAVKSDGRFGGHFVTGHIDSVERILSVSKLKNSEVWNFSINKNMSTYVVEKGSVAIDGISLTVVNKKAGSFSVAIIPHTLKNTTLVARKSGDMVNIETDVLAKYVIQGTSKEKITFETLEKMGYL, from the coding sequence ATGTTTACAGGGATAATTGAAGATATTGGTATAATTAAAAAAATAAGTAAAACACAAATTAGTGTTGAAACAAAGCTTAATGATATTAAAATAGGTGACAGTATCTGTGTCAACGGTGTATGTTTAACGGTTACAAACTCTAAACTATCCCTGCCCGCAAACGGTTTCTTGTCCGCCAAAGATTCAGTGGAGGGAGTGGAGGAAGTGGCGGGATCTCTAATCTCTAATCTCTTATTCGATATTTCTGAAGAAACATTAAAAATGACTAACCTGAAGAATATGAAGGTGGGGGATAAGGTTAATCTTGAAAGAGCGGTTAAATCTGACGGTCGGTTTGGAGGACATTTTGTTACAGGACATATTGATAGTGTTGAGAGAATTCTGTCAGTTTCAAAATTAAAGAATTCTGAAGTATGGAACTTTTCTATTAATAAAAATATGTCTACGTATGTCGTTGAAAAAGGTTCGGTTGCTATTGATGGTATAAGTTTAACTGTTGTAAATAAAAAGGCAGGGTCTTTTTCTGTAGCAATAATTCCACATACGTTAAAAAACACAACGTTGGTAGCAAGAAAAAGCGGAGATATGGTAAATATTGAAACTGATGTTTTAGCAAAATACGTAATTCAAGGAACATCAAAAGAAAAAATAACTTTTGAAACATTGGAGAAAATGGGATACTTATGA
- a CDS encoding CehA/McbA family metallohydrolase: protein MFDYCGAIHIHSFYSFDGHRKVEEIAESANRCGLDFIVITDHFSMEAKKYEGWYKNTLVIVGEEISPRYNHYLAFDINKPVIVTKQENTPQKYINEVNKQGGFGYIAHPDHPGNEKFDVKSYAWKDWNITGFSGFCIWDLQTDWQETLKNYPKAILSYLFPVCFLKGPKQETLKRWDEINLAEHKFGIGEVDNHEDIRKYFGLKLKIFKFDFAFKTIRTHITLEEPLSKDKTDIKKVYNAIKTGKSFVANDYYFNSKGFRFYKENNKIIVNTSKKAVIRIIKNGQNIVEDYSDNLSVQVNGKGVYRCECYLKKYGLKPWIFSNPIFE, encoded by the coding sequence ATGTTTGATTATTGCGGTGCAATACATATTCATTCTTTTTATTCATTTGACGGACACAGGAAAGTGGAGGAAATTGCAGAGTCAGCCAACAGGTGCGGGCTTGATTTTATTGTAATTACCGATCACTTTTCTATGGAAGCAAAGAAATATGAAGGATGGTATAAAAACACGCTTGTTATTGTTGGTGAGGAAATATCACCAAGATATAACCACTACCTGGCATTTGACATAAATAAACCCGTTATAGTTACAAAACAGGAAAATACACCTCAAAAATATATTAACGAAGTTAATAAACAAGGCGGGTTTGGCTATATCGCTCATCCTGACCATCCGGGTAATGAGAAATTCGATGTTAAATCATATGCATGGAAAGACTGGAACATAACCGGTTTTTCCGGTTTTTGTATTTGGGATTTACAGACCGATTGGCAGGAAACATTGAAAAATTACCCAAAGGCGATTTTGAGTTATTTGTTCCCTGTATGTTTTTTGAAAGGTCCAAAACAGGAAACACTTAAGAGATGGGATGAAATAAATCTGGCAGAGCACAAATTTGGTATCGGTGAAGTTGATAATCACGAAGATATACGGAAATATTTTGGACTAAAATTGAAAATATTTAAGTTTGATTTTGCTTTCAAGACAATCAGAACCCATATTACTTTAGAAGAACCATTAAGTAAAGATAAGACAGATATAAAAAAAGTTTATAATGCCATAAAAACGGGAAAATCGTTTGTTGCAAATGATTATTATTTTAACTCGAAAGGTTTCAGGTTTTATAAAGAAAACAATAAAATAATAGTAAATACTTCTAAGAAAGCAGTTATAAGAATAATTAAAAATGGGCAAAATATTGTGGAAGATTATTCGGATAATTTATCCGTACAAGTTAATGGTAAGGGTGTATATAGATGTGAATGCTATCTGAAAAAATACGGGTTAAAACCATGGATTTTTTCAAACCCTATATTTGAATAA
- the ribD gene encoding bifunctional diaminohydroxyphosphoribosylaminopyrimidine deaminase/5-amino-6-(5-phosphoribosylamino)uracil reductase RibD — MKKVDYIDEEKKYMQVAIKLAEKGAGHVSPNPLVGCVIVKNGRIISSGYHKYCGGHHAEIEALKNCQNPKDATMYVNMEPCCHYNKKTPPCVPKIINAGIKKVVIAMKDPNPFVSCKGIKQLEKHNIKCKVGILKEEAKKLNEIYIKYVTKKIPYVIVKMAYSADGKTKTISSDSKWISSISSRRIVHQIRSINDAVLVGINTVLRDNPSLTSHDMGKNPIRIIIDTDLKIPLNSNVINNEATTIIATSVNSNKSKKEKLKKMRVKILELPVKNNLINIKKLLIELGKIGISSLVIEGGETIVESFFSEKLVDKIMFFICPKIIGKAQNMEDVISVKNISINKIENDLVYEGYIDV, encoded by the coding sequence ATGAAAAAAGTAGATTATATAGATGAAGAAAAAAAATACATGCAAGTTGCAATAAAATTGGCTGAAAAAGGTGCCGGGCACGTAAGTCCTAATCCTCTTGTCGGTTGTGTAATTGTTAAAAACGGGAGGATTATATCTTCCGGTTATCATAAGTATTGCGGGGGACATCATGCGGAAATAGAAGCATTAAAGAATTGTCAAAATCCAAAAGATGCTACTATGTATGTAAACATGGAACCTTGCTGTCATTATAACAAGAAAACTCCACCTTGTGTTCCGAAGATAATAAATGCAGGAATAAAAAAAGTAGTTATTGCAATGAAAGACCCTAATCCGTTTGTTTCCTGTAAAGGAATAAAACAACTGGAAAAACACAATATTAAATGCAAAGTAGGAATTCTAAAAGAAGAAGCAAAAAAATTAAATGAAATATATATAAAATATGTTACAAAGAAAATACCTTATGTAATAGTTAAAATGGCGTATTCTGCTGATGGTAAGACTAAAACAATATCGAGTGATTCAAAATGGATAAGTTCAATAAGTTCAAGGAGGATTGTCCATCAAATAAGAAGTATTAATGATGCTGTGTTGGTTGGGATAAATACTGTTTTACGGGATAATCCCAGCTTAACATCTCATGATATGGGAAAAAATCCAATAAGAATTATAATTGATACCGATTTAAAAATCCCGCTAAATTCAAATGTAATAAACAATGAAGCGACTACTATAATTGCAACATCAGTAAATTCAAACAAAAGTAAAAAAGAAAAACTCAAGAAAATGAGGGTCAAAATTCTGGAATTACCGGTAAAAAACAATCTTATAAACATTAAAAAACTTTTGATTGAGCTTGGCAAAATAGGAATATCGTCTTTGGTCATAGAAGGCGGAGAAACTATCGTGGAATCTTTTTTCAGCGAAAAACTTGTTGATAAAATCATGTTCTTTATTTGCCCGAAAATAATTGGTAAAGCTCAAAATATGGAGGATGTGATTTCTGTTAAAAATATATCGATAAATAAAATAGAAAATGATTTGGTATATGAGGGTTATATAGATGTTTGA
- a CDS encoding zinc ribbon domain-containing protein, protein MPIHSFVCKDCKEEFDILVNVTADKDKPKCEKCGSSKITRIFSSFAVSGNSNKCDTKTCDVAHGTPGCCPGCKHR, encoded by the coding sequence ATGCCGATACATTCTTTTGTTTGCAAAGACTGTAAAGAGGAATTTGATATATTAGTAAATGTGACAGCAGATAAAGATAAGCCAAAATGTGAGAAATGCGGGAGCAGCAAAATTACAAGAATATTTTCAAGTTTTGCAGTAAGCGGTAACAGTAATAAATGTGATACTAAAACTTGTGATGTCGCACATGGCACTCCTGGTTGTTGTCCGGGATGTAAACATAGGTGA
- the trxB gene encoding thioredoxin-disulfide reductase, with protein MYDVIIIGGGPAGLTAGIYASRARLKTLLIDNYGVDGQAVITNLIENYPGFPEGINGAGLVLKLKTQAEKFGLEVVCSEVISIKLVDHHIEIKTEDKVYNTLSLIVASGAKPKLLGIYGEVEFKGNGVSYCATCDAAFFKNKVVAVIGGGDTAVEEALFLTKFASTVFIVHRRDSLRATKIIQERALANKKIKFLWNSKVIKIEGTKKVEGILIENVRTLERENVTCDGVFIFVGYNPNTNLLKDIVKLDESGYIITDEEMKTSIDSVFASGDCRKKSLKQIVTACSDGAIAAISAEKYLESLKDR; from the coding sequence ATGTATGATGTAATAATTATTGGTGGTGGACCTGCGGGATTAACAGCGGGGATTTATGCTTCAAGAGCACGGTTAAAAACGCTCCTGATTGACAATTATGGTGTTGACGGGCAGGCAGTTATAACAAATTTAATTGAAAATTATCCGGGATTTCCTGAAGGAATCAACGGTGCCGGGCTTGTCCTTAAGCTTAAGACACAAGCAGAGAAATTCGGACTTGAGGTTGTTTGTTCTGAAGTAATCTCTATAAAATTAGTAGACCACCATATAGAAATTAAAACAGAAGACAAGGTTTATAATACATTATCTTTGATTGTTGCATCCGGTGCAAAACCAAAATTGCTTGGTATTTATGGAGAGGTTGAATTTAAAGGTAATGGAGTGTCTTATTGTGCTACCTGCGATGCAGCATTTTTTAAAAATAAAGTTGTTGCTGTCATAGGCGGTGGTGACACTGCTGTTGAAGAGGCGCTATTCCTTACGAAATTTGCCAGTACGGTTTTTATCGTACATCGCAGAGATAGTTTACGGGCGACAAAAATTATACAAGAAAGGGCATTAGCAAATAAGAAGATTAAGTTTTTATGGAATTCAAAAGTTATAAAGATTGAAGGAACAAAGAAAGTTGAAGGCATTTTAATTGAAAATGTCCGGACATTAGAAAGAGAGAATGTAACCTGCGACGGTGTGTTTATATTTGTCGGATATAATCCTAATACAAATCTATTAAAAGATATTGTTAAACTTGATGAATCCGGTTACATAATTACAGATGAAGAAATGAAAACCAGTATAGACAGTGTTTTTGCGAGTGGTGATTGTCGTAAAAAGTCATTAAAACAAATTGTTACCGCTTGTAGTGATGGGGCAATAGCAGCAATTTCAGCAGAAAAATATTTAGAAAGTTTAAAGGACAGGTAA
- a CDS encoding virulence protein RhuM/Fic/DOC family protein: MKIQVETKGQIVLYRNRFEVRLDKDTVWLTQKQMAELFNKGISTINEHIRNIYKENELEKHATIRKFRIVQKEGKRQIERDIEFYNLDIIISLGYRVKSKQGTQFRIWATNVLKKYLIDGYTINEKRLKMFERKYLELQKSLKLLGNVISLENISDETRGLFTVINQYSRALDILDDYDNGCLSVPKGTKEIKYTLDSENARLIIDEMRIKFKSSSFFGQKKDKSFESSLRTIYQTFDGKDVYPTIEEKAANLLYFIVKNHSFVDGNKRIAAALFICFLQKNRILFSKDGSSHIDNNSLVALTLMIATSKTSEKDVMIKVILNLLK, from the coding sequence ATGAAAATACAAGTAGAAACTAAAGGGCAAATTGTTTTATATAGAAATCGATTCGAGGTCAGGTTAGATAAAGATACTGTATGGTTGACTCAGAAACAGATGGCAGAATTATTTAATAAGGGTATTTCTACAATAAATGAACATATTAGAAATATTTATAAAGAGAATGAATTAGAGAAGCATGCAACTATTCGGAAATTCCGAATAGTTCAAAAAGAAGGTAAAAGACAGATTGAGCGAGATATTGAATTCTATAATTTAGATATTATTATTTCTCTTGGATATAGGGTAAAATCAAAGCAGGGAACTCAATTTCGTATTTGGGCAACCAATGTATTAAAAAAGTATTTAATTGACGGTTATACTATTAATGAGAAACGACTGAAGATGTTTGAACGCAAATATCTGGAATTACAAAAATCTTTGAAACTTTTAGGCAATGTTATTAGTCTTGAAAATATTTCCGATGAAACTAGAGGTCTTTTTACAGTAATTAATCAATATTCTCGTGCTCTTGATATTTTGGATGATTATGACAATGGTTGTCTATCTGTTCCAAAAGGAACAAAGGAGATAAAATATACACTTGATTCTGAAAATGCCAGACTGATCATAGATGAGATGAGGATAAAATTCAAAAGTTCTTCTTTTTTTGGACAGAAAAAAGATAAAAGTTTTGAAAGTTCGCTTAGAACAATTTATCAGACATTTGATGGTAAGGACGTTTATCCTACCATAGAAGAAAAAGCTGCTAACTTGTTATATTTTATTGTTAAAAATCATAGTTTTGTGGATGGGAACAAACGTATTGCTGCGGCACTTTTTATCTGTTTTTTACAGAAAAACAGAATTTTGTTTAGTAAAGACGGGTCGAGTCATATTGACAACAACTCTTTGGTTGCCTTAACATTAATGATTGCAACAAGTAAGACATCAGAAAAAGATGTTATGATTAAAGTCATTTTAAATCTGCTGAAATGA
- a CDS encoding NADH-quinone oxidoreductase subunit B family protein, translating to MIEIFKNSIRKALQTRPLSIKEIPVSKEYEMLGAELKKAIKKRFSRSFHIREVDTGSCGACESEIIAATNPIYDIQRFGVDFVASPRHADALLVTGPVSKNMELALKRTYDAMPGPKLVITLGDCALDGGKFKNSYYTLSGVKNVLPVSAHIHGCPPKPIDIVKAILILLGKTK from the coding sequence ATGATAGAAATATTTAAAAATAGTATAAGAAAAGCTCTTCAAACACGACCATTAAGCATAAAAGAAATTCCTGTTTCTAAAGAATATGAAATGCTTGGTGCGGAACTTAAAAAAGCAATAAAGAAAAGATTTTCAAGGTCGTTTCATATTCGGGAAGTGGATACCGGGTCGTGCGGTGCATGTGAATCGGAAATTATTGCAGCAACAAACCCGATTTATGATATACAGCGTTTTGGCGTGGATTTTGTAGCATCTCCTCGCCATGCAGATGCTCTTCTTGTTACAGGTCCTGTATCGAAAAACATGGAACTTGCATTAAAAAGAACTTATGATGCGATGCCTGGACCGAAACTTGTAATTACTCTCGGTGACTGTGCATTGGATGGCGGAAAATTCAAGAACTCATATTATACACTTTCCGGGGTGAAGAATGTTTTACCTGTTTCAGCACATATCCACGGATGCCCCCCAAAACCCATAGACATAGTAAAAGCAATCCTGATTTTATTAGGAAAGACAAAATAA